Proteins from a genomic interval of Capsicum annuum cultivar UCD-10X-F1 chromosome 4, UCD10Xv1.1, whole genome shotgun sequence:
- the LOC107867921 gene encoding eukaryotic translation initiation factor 3 subunit F: MASSDHTILQFAPSSTALSAKVHPLVIFNICDCYVRRPDQADRIIGTLLGSVLPDGTVDIRNSYAVPHSESQDQVALDIDYHHNMLSSHQKVNPKEVIVGWFSTGFGVTGGSALIHEFFSRETTNPIHMTVDTGFTNGEASVKGFVSVHLSIGDQQLAAQFQEIPLDLRMVEAERIGFDILKTTAVDKLPNDLEGMEASMQRLLALIDDIYKYVDDVVEGRVPQDNKIGRFISDTVASLPKLSPQDFDKLVNDGLQDQLLLLYLASLTRTQLSFAEKLNTAAQIL; encoded by the exons ATGGCGTCGAGTGATCATACGATATTGCAATTTGCACCATCTTCAACTGCCTTATCCGCTAAGGTTCATCCTCTTGTCATATTCAACATATGTGACTGCTATGTCAGACGTCCCGATCAAGCCGACCGAATCATCGGTACTCTTCTCGGTTCAGTATTACCGGACGGTACTGTTGACATTCGCAATTCATACGCCGTTCCGCATAGCGAGTCACAAGATCAG gTTGCCTTGGATATTGATTACCACCACAATATGTTGTCATCTCATCAGAAGGTGAATCCAAAGGAAGTCATTGTCGGATG GTTTTCTACTGGCTTCGGAGTGACAGGTGGCAGTGCTTTGATCCATGAGTTTTTTTCTAGAGAAACTACAAATCCTATACATATGACTGTTGACACTGGATTCACAAATGGAGAAGCTTCTGTAAAAGGTTTTGTTTCTGTACATTTGTCGATTGGAGATCAGCAGCTTGCTGCACAATTTCAGGAAATTCCATTGGACCTGCGCATGGTTGAAGCTGAAAGGATTGGAT TTGATATACTTAAGACGACTGCGGTCGACAAACTTCCCAATGATCTTGAAGGAATGGAAGCCTCAATGCAACGATTACTTGCTCTGATTGATGACATCTACAAATATGTTGACGATGTTGTG GAAGGACGCGTGCCACAAGACAATAAAATCGGAAGGTTCATATCTGATACCGTGGCTTCTCTTCCCAAGCTCTCACCTCAAGACTTTGATAAGCTTGTTAATGATGGTCTCCAG GACCAGTTGCTCTTGCTCTATTTAGCAAGCCTCACAAGGACACAACTGAGCTTTGCAGAGAAACTCAACACTGCTGCTCAAATCCTGTGA